The Lysinibacter cavernae genome has a window encoding:
- a CDS encoding N(5)-(carboxyethyl)ornithine synthase, which produces MPSTTPTIPSSTTATSPLTLGLFAKSSLENERRLAIHPDHFERIDPELRSRIVVESGYGRDFGLTDAHLATLVGRVAARSEVVAASDIILMPKPKADDLRGLRDGQTVWGWPHCVQDREITQVAIDKNLTLIAFEAMNHWTRPGGFGLHVFHKNNELAGYSSVIHALQLVGSTGDYGRRLNAVVIGFGATARGAVTALNAHGVHDVDVLTHREIAAVGSPIHSVRIVQLDHNAEAPFNSEVLTDVGPVALAPYLAKHDIVVNCTLQDPDAPLVYLRDEDLAPFRRGSLIIDVSCDEGMGFTFARPTTFDNPTFMVGQGVTYYGVDHSPSYLWNSATWEISEAVLPFIDVVMSGPSGWQVNQTVNRAIEIREGVIVNDAINRFQGRASAEGAHL; this is translated from the coding sequence ATGCCAAGCACGACTCCAACCATTCCGTCATCAACGACAGCAACATCCCCGCTTACCCTTGGCCTCTTTGCCAAGTCATCTCTCGAGAATGAGCGGCGACTTGCCATTCATCCAGATCATTTTGAGCGCATTGACCCCGAGCTCAGGTCTCGAATCGTTGTCGAAAGCGGGTACGGCCGTGATTTTGGCCTCACCGATGCGCATCTCGCCACGCTGGTCGGACGCGTAGCAGCCCGCAGCGAGGTCGTAGCGGCATCCGACATCATCCTGATGCCAAAGCCAAAAGCAGACGACCTGAGAGGCCTCAGGGACGGGCAGACGGTCTGGGGCTGGCCACACTGTGTGCAGGACCGCGAAATCACCCAGGTCGCCATCGATAAAAACCTGACACTCATCGCGTTCGAGGCAATGAACCACTGGACACGACCAGGAGGCTTCGGCCTTCATGTTTTCCATAAAAACAATGAGCTCGCCGGTTACTCCTCAGTCATTCATGCCCTGCAGCTCGTTGGCTCAACCGGCGATTATGGCCGCCGACTCAACGCCGTTGTGATCGGATTTGGCGCGACTGCTCGAGGCGCAGTCACCGCACTCAACGCCCACGGCGTTCACGACGTTGATGTACTCACGCATCGAGAGATTGCCGCCGTCGGCTCCCCCATCCACTCGGTACGCATCGTGCAACTCGATCACAACGCAGAGGCACCGTTCAACAGCGAGGTGCTCACCGACGTTGGCCCCGTCGCGCTCGCACCGTACCTTGCAAAGCACGACATCGTGGTCAACTGCACGCTCCAGGACCCGGACGCGCCGCTTGTGTACCTGCGTGACGAAGACCTTGCACCGTTTCGACGCGGCAGCCTCATCATCGACGTTTCCTGCGACGAAGGCATGGGCTTCACGTTTGCGCGGCCAACAACATTCGACAACCCCACCTTCATGGTTGGGCAGGGAGTGACGTATTACGGCGTCGACCATAGCCCGTCATACCTGTGGAACTCCGCTACCTGGGAGATCAGCGAAGCGGTGCTCCCCTTCATCGACGTGGTTATGAGCGGCCCCTCCGGCTGGCAGGTGAACCAAACGGTCAACCGGGCGATCGAAATACGCGAGGGCGTCATCGTGAATGACGCGATCAACCGTTTCCAGGGACGCGCCTCAGCAGAGGGCGCTCATTTATGA
- a CDS encoding IclR family transcriptional regulator, translating into MDSQATDSSRVPAAENTLRILSLLASSRGPLQASMIATKLELPRSSVYHLLSVLERNGFVLHLAEEKRYGLGVAAVELSSAYARQEPLSRLGRPVVAGLVDRIGMSAHLAVLHGRDVLYIVEERARNAPSLITDVDVRLPSHLTASGRAILAQLPKAQVRALFPDAASFVQRHNESEEIDRYSKLRSVLDGVQTRGFAVETGDVTSGFSSVAVPVTDHLGWPVAGLAVTFREEDVTRERWPALAETVRLTADELSRRIYGRGERRNSGQ; encoded by the coding sequence ATGGACTCTCAAGCGACGGATTCGTCGAGGGTTCCCGCTGCCGAAAATACGCTGCGCATCCTCAGCCTGCTTGCCTCGTCGCGCGGGCCGCTCCAGGCCTCGATGATCGCCACGAAGCTCGAGCTTCCGAGATCGTCGGTCTACCACCTGCTGAGCGTCCTCGAGCGCAATGGGTTTGTGCTTCACCTTGCTGAGGAGAAGCGTTACGGTCTTGGCGTCGCTGCGGTTGAGCTGAGCTCGGCCTACGCTCGCCAAGAACCCCTGTCGAGACTCGGCCGGCCGGTGGTTGCTGGCCTGGTTGACCGCATCGGGATGAGCGCCCACCTTGCCGTGCTGCACGGACGCGACGTGCTGTACATCGTTGAGGAGCGGGCGCGAAATGCGCCCTCTTTGATTACGGATGTTGATGTTCGGTTGCCCTCCCATCTCACCGCAAGCGGAAGGGCTATCCTCGCCCAGCTTCCCAAGGCGCAGGTTCGAGCGCTCTTCCCCGACGCCGCCTCATTTGTGCAGCGTCACAACGAGAGCGAAGAGATCGACCGTTACTCGAAGCTACGAAGTGTGCTCGATGGCGTCCAGACTCGAGGATTTGCCGTTGAAACTGGCGACGTCACGAGCGGATTCTCTTCCGTTGCCGTGCCGGTAACTGATCACCTCGGCTGGCCCGTCGCGGGTCTTGCGGTGACTTTCCGCGAAGAGGACGTGACCAGGGAGCGGTGGCCGGCTCTCGCCGAAACGGTTCGTCTCACCGCGGACGAGCTTTCGCGCCGCATTTATGGGCGTGGCGAACGGCGAAACTCCGGGCAGTAA
- the nusG gene encoding transcription termination/antitermination protein NusG: MQNEETNSNPEAELDAALDALVETVGEPEAQDAPEAAPAAEEVAEDVAVDAVEEASEAEAAPEVDPYDEFKRDLRTRRGKWYVIHSYAGYERKVKSNLENRRETMGALDDIHEIQVPMEDVVEIKNGQRKMVTRVRIPGYVLVRMDLNENSWSVVRHTPGVTGFVGNAHNPVPLRFNEVFEMLKTTVELVDAAGAAGSASKSKTGGAQASIPAEIDFEIGETITIKEGSFAGLPGSISEINPASGKLTVLVSLFERETPVELSFDQVTKL; the protein is encoded by the coding sequence ATGCAGAACGAAGAAACGAATTCAAATCCTGAGGCAGAACTCGATGCCGCCCTCGACGCTCTTGTAGAGACAGTTGGCGAGCCTGAGGCACAGGATGCTCCCGAAGCTGCGCCCGCCGCAGAAGAGGTAGCTGAAGACGTTGCTGTTGACGCAGTCGAAGAAGCGTCCGAAGCGGAGGCGGCCCCAGAGGTTGACCCCTACGACGAGTTCAAGCGCGACCTTCGCACCCGCCGTGGCAAGTGGTACGTCATTCACTCCTACGCCGGCTACGAGCGCAAGGTGAAGTCGAACCTCGAGAACCGCCGAGAGACCATGGGCGCGCTTGACGACATCCACGAGATCCAGGTTCCGATGGAAGACGTTGTTGAGATCAAGAACGGCCAGCGCAAGATGGTTACCCGCGTGCGCATCCCCGGCTACGTGCTGGTTCGCATGGACCTCAACGAAAACTCATGGTCAGTTGTTCGTCACACGCCCGGTGTTACCGGCTTTGTTGGCAACGCGCACAACCCAGTACCCCTTCGTTTTAACGAGGTCTTTGAGATGCTCAAGACCACCGTTGAGCTGGTAGACGCCGCAGGCGCCGCCGGAAGCGCAAGCAAGTCGAAGACGGGCGGAGCTCAGGCATCCATCCCCGCAGAAATCGACTTCGAGATCGGCGAGACGATCACCATCAAGGAAGGCTCGTTTGCTGGCCTTCCCGGCTCCATCAGCGAGATCAACCCGGCAAGCGGCAAGCTCACCGTTTTGGTATCGCTCTTCGAGCGTGAGACCCCGGTTGAGCTCAGCTTCGACCAGGTCACCAAGCTGTAA
- a CDS encoding MmcQ/YjbR family DNA-binding protein — protein MTQQTFVLNSFDGIDACLLSYTGADASYPFGEGARVYKVANKMFALVGESASSGEALSVTLKGPTVQNELLARDFLAINPGYHMNKQHWITVTLDGSIEDALLEELVAESYDLVFRSLPKRVREAMDS, from the coding sequence ATGACGCAACAGACCTTTGTTCTTAACTCGTTTGACGGTATTGACGCGTGTTTATTGAGCTACACCGGTGCCGACGCAAGCTACCCGTTTGGTGAAGGCGCGCGAGTTTATAAGGTTGCGAACAAGATGTTCGCCCTTGTTGGAGAGTCAGCGAGTAGCGGCGAAGCGCTGTCCGTCACGCTTAAAGGCCCGACCGTGCAGAACGAACTGCTTGCTCGAGACTTCTTGGCGATCAATCCTGGCTATCACATGAATAAACAGCACTGGATTACCGTCACGCTTGATGGATCCATAGAAGACGCGCTTCTCGAAGAGCTGGTTGCAGAGTCGTACGACCTCGTGTTCCGGTCCTTGCCAAAGCGGGTCCGCGAAGCCATGGACTCCTGA
- the hutH gene encoding histidine ammonia-lyase encodes MTQTAPITLGPGLLTFDNVVAVARHGAVVELGADAKRSIAASREVIEALASDVNPHYGVSTGFGALANVHIPAPQRAQLQRSLVRSHAAGTGDEVEREVVRALMLLRLNTLATGRTGVRVETAQTYVDILNAGITPVVHEYGSLGCSGDLSPLAHCALAVMGEGQVRDSDGNLRDTAEVLAEHNITPVVLAEKEGLALINGTDGMLGMLILALRDLEDLLRVADISAAASVEALLGTDSVFAADLQALRPHPGQAASAANISKVLADSTYISQRVSGQFTRVQDSYSLRCSPQVHGAARDTLAHAASVARIELGSAVDNPVVTLDGRVESNGNFHGAPVGYVLDFLAIAAADVASISERRTDRFLDTSRSHGLPPFLAADPGLDSGLMIAQYTAAGIVSELKRLAVPASVDSIPSSAMQEDHVSMGWSAARKLRRSVDGLARVLAIELLASTRALDFRKRDAAVAAGQDGPGAPGSATAAVYALFRETIPAPVTDSFLSPTITSAVEYVTSGAVLAAVEQAVGPLG; translated from the coding sequence ATGACTCAGACTGCTCCAATCACCCTCGGCCCTGGCCTCCTCACCTTTGACAATGTTGTGGCCGTAGCCCGCCACGGTGCTGTCGTTGAGCTCGGCGCCGACGCCAAGCGCTCCATCGCAGCGAGCCGCGAAGTGATTGAGGCGCTGGCAAGTGACGTGAATCCTCACTACGGAGTCTCAACCGGATTTGGCGCACTCGCAAACGTGCATATCCCCGCTCCGCAGCGTGCCCAACTGCAGCGCAGCCTCGTACGCTCCCACGCGGCAGGAACCGGAGACGAAGTTGAGCGAGAGGTTGTGCGCGCCCTCATGCTGCTTCGGCTGAATACGCTTGCGACCGGGCGCACCGGCGTACGCGTCGAAACCGCTCAAACATACGTTGACATCCTCAACGCCGGTATCACGCCCGTTGTACACGAATACGGCTCGCTCGGCTGCTCTGGTGATCTCTCTCCGCTCGCCCACTGCGCGCTCGCCGTCATGGGCGAGGGCCAGGTACGCGACAGCGATGGGAATCTTCGCGACACTGCAGAGGTGCTCGCCGAGCACAACATCACGCCAGTTGTCCTTGCCGAAAAAGAGGGTCTTGCCCTGATAAACGGGACCGATGGGATGCTCGGGATGCTGATCCTCGCCCTCCGCGACTTAGAAGACCTCCTACGGGTCGCCGACATTTCCGCAGCCGCCAGCGTCGAGGCGCTGCTTGGCACCGATTCTGTCTTTGCGGCCGACCTGCAGGCGCTTCGCCCTCATCCCGGTCAGGCAGCATCCGCCGCGAACATCAGCAAGGTACTTGCCGATTCGACATACATCTCTCAGCGAGTGAGCGGTCAATTCACACGCGTGCAAGATTCGTACTCGCTGCGCTGCTCGCCTCAGGTGCACGGCGCGGCCCGCGACACCCTTGCGCACGCGGCAAGCGTTGCCCGTATCGAACTTGGCTCAGCGGTCGATAACCCCGTCGTCACGCTTGACGGGCGTGTCGAATCGAACGGAAATTTCCACGGGGCACCGGTTGGCTACGTACTTGACTTCCTCGCCATTGCCGCCGCTGATGTGGCCAGTATTTCGGAGCGTCGCACCGACCGCTTCCTCGACACGTCACGGAGTCACGGGCTGCCGCCATTTCTTGCGGCGGATCCCGGCCTCGACTCAGGCCTCATGATCGCGCAGTACACCGCCGCAGGAATCGTGTCTGAGCTCAAGCGTCTTGCCGTACCGGCATCCGTCGACTCCATCCCGTCATCGGCAATGCAAGAAGACCATGTCTCCATGGGTTGGAGCGCGGCTCGGAAGCTCCGCCGCAGCGTTGACGGCCTCGCGCGGGTTCTCGCGATTGAGCTTTTGGCGTCGACCAGAGCCCTCGATTTCCGCAAGCGGGACGCGGCTGTTGCTGCGGGGCAGGACGGCCCTGGGGCCCCCGGCTCAGCAACCGCCGCCGTGTATGCGTTGTTCCGCGAGACGATTCCAGCGCCGGTGACCGACTCGTTCCTTTCGCCAACCATCACGAGCGCCGTTGAGTATGTCACGAGTGGCGCCGTGCTCGCTGCCGTCGAACAAGCGGTCGGCCCGCTCGGCTAG
- the rplA gene encoding 50S ribosomal protein L1, whose amino-acid sequence MAQKSKAYRAAAEKIEDGKFYTPSEAVALAKETGSSKFNSTVEVALKLGVDPRKADQMVRGTVSLPHGTGKVARVIVFATGAAAEAAIAAGADEVGGDELIEKVAGGYTAFDSAVSTPELMGKVGRLGKVLGPRGLMPNPKTGTVTPDPAKAVTDIKGGKIEFRVDKHSNVHFIVGKASFTQEQLNDNIQAALDEIIRLKPSSSKGRYVQKGAVSTTFGPGIPLDVNAF is encoded by the coding sequence ATGGCACAGAAATCAAAGGCGTACCGCGCTGCCGCCGAGAAAATCGAAGACGGCAAGTTCTACACCCCCTCCGAGGCAGTAGCCCTCGCAAAGGAGACCGGGTCATCCAAGTTCAACTCCACCGTTGAGGTAGCCCTCAAGCTCGGTGTAGACCCACGTAAGGCAGACCAGATGGTTCGTGGAACCGTCAGCCTGCCCCACGGAACCGGTAAGGTCGCACGCGTTATCGTGTTCGCAACCGGTGCCGCTGCCGAGGCCGCAATTGCTGCCGGAGCCGACGAGGTTGGTGGAGACGAGCTCATCGAGAAGGTTGCCGGTGGATACACCGCATTCGACTCGGCAGTATCGACCCCAGAGCTCATGGGTAAGGTTGGCCGTCTTGGTAAGGTACTTGGTCCCCGTGGCCTCATGCCTAACCCAAAGACCGGAACCGTTACCCCGGATCCCGCAAAGGCTGTCACTGACATCAAGGGCGGAAAGATCGAGTTCCGCGTTGACAAGCACTCCAACGTACACTTCATCGTTGGCAAGGCTTCGTTCACGCAGGAGCAGCTCAACGACAACATCCAGGCAGCTCTTGACGAGATCATCCGTCTGAAGCCGTCTAGCTCGAAGGGCCGTTACGTTCAGAAGGGCGCCGTCTCGACCACATTTGGTCCTGGCATTCCCCTCGACGTTAACGCGTTCTAA
- the secE gene encoding preprotein translocase subunit SecE, whose translation MTDKVVDEPGEELVASAKQKRAEKKTFFGRIILFIQQVIAELKKVVTPTRKELLTFTGVVLVFVLIMMGIVWVLDQVFSFLVVFVFGTPVL comes from the coding sequence ATGACTGACAAAGTAGTAGATGAGCCTGGCGAGGAACTTGTAGCCTCCGCCAAGCAAAAGCGAGCCGAAAAGAAAACCTTCTTCGGCCGCATCATTCTCTTCATTCAGCAGGTCATTGCCGAGCTGAAAAAAGTTGTCACCCCAACACGTAAAGAGTTGTTGACCTTTACCGGTGTTGTTCTGGTGTTTGTGCTCATCATGATGGGAATCGTTTGGGTGCTTGACCAGGTGTTCAGCTTCCTTGTGGTGTTTGTGTTCGGAACACCTGTTCTCTAG
- a CDS encoding NfeD family protein, with amino-acid sequence MSDWITSIFDGTLVAGGVFLIIGCVGALLLVISLLLGGIFDAFEIGDGPLSLTTLSAFAAIFGFASFAAIGAGTSPVVGAVIGLASGCVGGGLAWWMTRVFRTAESNSSTSTATIIGQQAFVILPLPGEGGMGEISFMRHGERVTMAARSAQPVLAGAEVRIVAVISDTSVMVEPARSGDRS; translated from the coding sequence ATGAGTGACTGGATTACAAGCATCTTCGACGGAACCTTAGTTGCCGGCGGTGTCTTCCTCATCATCGGCTGTGTTGGCGCTCTGCTCCTGGTGATTTCGTTGCTGCTCGGTGGCATTTTTGATGCCTTCGAGATCGGCGATGGGCCGCTGAGCTTGACCACTCTCTCGGCCTTTGCTGCCATCTTTGGCTTTGCGAGTTTTGCCGCAATCGGTGCGGGAACATCGCCCGTCGTTGGCGCCGTGATCGGGCTCGCTTCAGGATGCGTCGGAGGGGGACTCGCCTGGTGGATGACGCGCGTGTTTCGCACAGCGGAATCCAACTCATCGACATCCACCGCCACGATTATCGGGCAACAAGCATTTGTAATCTTGCCGCTGCCAGGCGAAGGCGGCATGGGAGAAATCTCATTTATGCGGCACGGAGAACGAGTCACGATGGCTGCCAGGTCAGCGCAGCCCGTGCTTGCCGGTGCAGAGGTCCGTATCGTCGCGGTGATCAGCGATACCTCAGTCATGGTCGAGCCCGCACGGAGCGGCGACCGTTCCTAA
- a CDS encoding PadR family transcriptional regulator translates to MPAVSSLTPLAVASLALLAERPMHPYEMYQLLIQRSQDQLVKVRPGSLYHTVDRLVQADFVRAVGTEREGNRPERTTYEITVEGRGALSERIAGMLGTPHHEFPQFPVAIGEAHVLDRETVLKLLGSRLEQRQSDLSSVEEQIERLEQRGLARRYWLSAEYVRATMLAEVAWLQNILGEIERGDLPWESAALQHPQRSTKDNE, encoded by the coding sequence ATGCCTGCCGTCTCATCCCTCACGCCGCTTGCGGTCGCGTCTCTAGCCCTCCTCGCGGAACGCCCGATGCATCCCTACGAGATGTATCAGCTCCTTATCCAGCGATCACAGGATCAGCTTGTGAAAGTACGGCCGGGGTCTCTGTACCACACGGTTGACCGGCTCGTCCAAGCAGATTTTGTGCGGGCTGTTGGCACCGAGAGAGAGGGTAACCGCCCGGAGCGGACCACATACGAGATCACCGTTGAGGGACGCGGCGCGCTCAGTGAGCGGATTGCCGGCATGCTCGGCACCCCTCATCACGAGTTTCCCCAATTTCCGGTAGCGATTGGCGAGGCCCATGTGCTCGACAGGGAGACGGTGCTGAAGCTGCTTGGATCTCGGCTGGAGCAGAGGCAATCGGACCTCAGTTCGGTTGAGGAACAAATCGAACGCCTGGAACAACGAGGGCTCGCCAGGCGTTACTGGTTGAGCGCGGAGTATGTTCGGGCGACGATGCTGGCCGAGGTTGCCTGGCTCCAGAACATTCTTGGCGAGATTGAACGTGGCGATCTGCCATGGGAATCCGCCGCTCTTCAACACCCACAACGCAGTACTAAGGACAACGAATGA
- a CDS encoding SPFH domain-containing protein, whose protein sequence is MLTPALIAVFGIVIALVLIAAVIIKRYRIAKPDEAIIVTGGKGRTTVDELGNSSQDLSGQKVVTGGGVFVVPFVQKAFVMSLRSRRLMIVTEAQTTDGITIQAQAVAVVKVGGTQEMIRAAAQRFLSYSEEIDQSTQEVLSGSLRSIIGGLTVLQIIRDRAVVARNVLEAAEEALTKQGLVVDTLQIQEIRDASDYISNIGRPEAAKVRQLADIAETEAHQASEEAKISAQKVLLDKNRDLKLREAAIQAETDKALAEAGAAKPLEDAIQRQAIVAQEELTAQKEVALRKEKLNADVRAVAEAEAFRVEAMAKAEASAIAAAADGRAKAEIATAQADLKRREFAAAAIEREGLAERASRISQAEALVAEGEAEAKTITARGTAEAAAIQAKGTAEAAAIEARADALETQSQAVLAQELIHMLPAIASEYAQAIGGIDSLTVVSADGANKVAGDAMGNIKGILEMVKETVGVDVVGMLNGAVAGNAAGTAAGAAVGAAATGAVVVQQAAESVKSSAAVKAKRVATEK, encoded by the coding sequence ATGCTTACCCCGGCGCTGATCGCCGTCTTTGGGATCGTGATCGCCCTCGTGCTGATCGCGGCCGTTATTATCAAGCGTTACCGAATTGCGAAGCCCGATGAAGCGATCATCGTGACGGGAGGCAAAGGCCGAACGACTGTTGATGAGCTTGGCAACTCGTCGCAAGACCTGTCTGGCCAGAAGGTTGTCACCGGCGGCGGCGTTTTTGTTGTGCCGTTTGTCCAGAAAGCCTTTGTGATGTCACTGCGTTCGCGTCGACTCATGATTGTGACGGAGGCGCAGACGACCGACGGAATCACGATTCAGGCCCAGGCCGTTGCAGTTGTCAAAGTTGGCGGAACCCAAGAGATGATTCGAGCCGCAGCGCAGCGGTTCCTCTCCTATTCTGAAGAGATTGATCAGTCAACGCAGGAAGTGCTTTCTGGCTCCCTACGCTCCATTATTGGTGGGCTTACGGTTTTGCAGATCATTCGAGACCGTGCGGTCGTCGCGCGGAACGTGCTTGAGGCCGCAGAAGAGGCGTTGACAAAGCAAGGGCTCGTTGTTGACACGCTTCAGATTCAGGAAATCCGCGACGCCTCAGACTACATCTCAAACATCGGTCGGCCAGAGGCCGCAAAGGTTCGCCAACTCGCAGACATCGCCGAGACCGAAGCTCACCAGGCATCAGAAGAAGCCAAGATTAGCGCCCAGAAGGTGCTGCTCGATAAGAACCGCGATCTGAAACTTCGCGAGGCCGCCATCCAGGCTGAGACCGATAAAGCCCTCGCCGAAGCCGGTGCCGCAAAGCCGCTCGAAGACGCCATCCAGCGCCAAGCGATTGTTGCTCAAGAAGAGCTCACCGCACAAAAAGAGGTAGCGCTGCGCAAAGAGAAGCTCAACGCCGACGTGCGTGCGGTGGCCGAGGCGGAGGCGTTCCGCGTTGAGGCCATGGCAAAGGCCGAGGCGTCAGCGATCGCTGCGGCCGCAGATGGGCGGGCGAAGGCCGAGATCGCGACCGCGCAGGCTGACCTGAAGCGTCGCGAATTTGCGGCAGCGGCTATCGAGCGCGAAGGACTCGCCGAGCGTGCGTCTCGTATCTCCCAGGCCGAAGCGCTGGTAGCCGAAGGTGAGGCAGAAGCCAAAACGATTACCGCTCGAGGAACCGCAGAAGCGGCCGCGATCCAGGCAAAGGGTACGGCAGAGGCTGCGGCAATCGAGGCGCGAGCCGATGCTCTCGAAACACAGTCACAAGCCGTGCTTGCCCAAGAACTCATTCACATGCTGCCAGCTATCGCCTCCGAATACGCGCAGGCGATTGGCGGGATCGACAGCCTCACGGTGGTTTCGGCAGACGGAGCGAACAAGGTTGCCGGTGACGCAATGGGCAACATCAAAGGCATCCTCGAGATGGTGAAGGAAACGGTTGGGGTTGACGTCGTTGGAATGCTCAATGGCGCGGTTGCCGGAAACGCTGCGGGTACTGCTGCGGGAGCAGCCGTCGGTGCCGCGGCCACTGGCGCTGTCGTTGTTCAACAGGCTGCCGAGAGCGTGAAATCGTCCGCGGCAGTGAAGGCGAAGCGTGTAGCAACCGAGAAATAG
- the rplK gene encoding 50S ribosomal protein L11 produces MAPKKKVSGLIKLQIQAGAANPAPPVGPALGQHGVNIMEFCKAYNAATESQRGNVIPVEITVYEDRSFTFVLKTPPAAELIKKAAGVAKGSGTPHTVKVAKISMDQVRQIAETKQADLNANDIEAASKIIAGTARSMGITVE; encoded by the coding sequence ATGGCACCCAAGAAGAAGGTTTCGGGTCTGATTAAGCTTCAGATCCAGGCCGGCGCCGCAAACCCCGCACCGCCCGTTGGCCCTGCGCTGGGTCAGCACGGCGTCAACATCATGGAGTTCTGCAAGGCGTACAACGCCGCAACCGAGTCACAGCGTGGAAACGTTATCCCGGTTGAGATCACCGTGTACGAGGACCGCTCGTTCACGTTTGTGCTCAAGACTCCTCCTGCCGCCGAGCTCATCAAAAAGGCTGCTGGCGTTGCAAAGGGATCTGGAACCCCTCACACCGTGAAGGTCGCAAAGATCAGCATGGATCAGGTTCGCCAGATCGCAGAGACCAAGCAGGCTGACCTCAACGCAAACGACATTGAGGCTGCGTCCAAGATTATTGCCGGTACCGCTCGTTCCATGGGCATCACGGTCGAGTAA
- a CDS encoding DHA2 family efflux MFS transporter permease subunit: MTKEVKPWPALWALVVGFFMILIDTTIVSVANPSIMKGLDADINSVIWVTSAYLLAYAVPLLVTGRLGDRFGPKNLYLVGLVLFTGASAWCGLSSDITMLITARVLQGLGAAMMTPQTMAVITRLFPPDKRGPAMGLWGATAGMATLVGPILGGVLVDGFGWEWIFFINVPVGIVAFVLAWRLVPKLKTHTHRMDWLGIVLSAVGMFLLVFGIQEGESYDWGTIVGPISVWGLIIAGIVVLAGFVVWQAFNKGEPLLPLKLFRDRNFSLANLGITTVGFAITSMSMPLVFFFQMVRGLTPTQSALMLAPMAILSGVLAPFAGRLIDRTNPRNVAVVGLTLLGVSLFLYSKMLSPDISIWMLLIPSAVLGVANAGVWAPLSSTATRNLPPSQAGAGSGVYNTTRQVGAVLGSASIAALIQSRLAAELPHAPGAAASGDFQMSGVLPEVLHEGFATAMSQSLLLPAAAAILGAVFVAFFEKPKPVAAGWGAPTGSVPVVESTSR, encoded by the coding sequence ATGACAAAAGAAGTAAAACCCTGGCCAGCCCTGTGGGCGCTGGTCGTTGGATTCTTCATGATTTTGATCGACACCACAATTGTGTCGGTCGCAAACCCCTCGATTATGAAGGGGCTCGATGCCGACATTAACTCGGTCATTTGGGTGACGAGTGCCTACCTGCTTGCCTACGCCGTGCCGCTCCTCGTGACCGGACGGCTTGGAGATCGATTCGGGCCAAAGAACCTCTATCTTGTTGGGCTCGTGCTGTTCACGGGGGCGTCGGCGTGGTGCGGTCTTTCGTCCGATATTACGATGCTCATCACCGCTCGAGTGCTGCAGGGTCTTGGGGCGGCAATGATGACGCCGCAGACGATGGCCGTCATCACCAGGCTCTTCCCGCCGGACAAGCGCGGACCGGCAATGGGGCTGTGGGGCGCGACCGCTGGTATGGCAACGCTGGTTGGGCCCATCCTCGGCGGCGTGCTTGTTGACGGTTTTGGTTGGGAATGGATCTTCTTTATCAATGTGCCCGTCGGTATCGTCGCCTTTGTGCTTGCGTGGCGCCTCGTGCCAAAGCTCAAGACGCACACCCACCGGATGGACTGGCTCGGCATCGTGCTCAGCGCCGTCGGCATGTTCCTGCTGGTCTTTGGCATTCAGGAAGGCGAAAGCTACGACTGGGGCACCATCGTCGGGCCTATCTCGGTGTGGGGTCTCATCATCGCGGGCATCGTGGTTCTCGCCGGATTTGTGGTCTGGCAGGCATTCAACAAGGGTGAGCCGCTGCTACCGCTCAAGCTGTTCCGCGACCGCAACTTCTCCCTCGCAAACCTCGGAATTACCACTGTAGGTTTTGCCATCACGAGCATGTCGATGCCCCTTGTCTTCTTCTTCCAGATGGTGCGTGGCCTGACGCCAACGCAGTCCGCGTTGATGCTTGCGCCAATGGCCATCCTCTCTGGTGTGCTTGCGCCGTTTGCCGGGCGCCTGATCGACCGCACGAACCCTCGCAACGTTGCGGTTGTTGGCCTTACCCTGTTGGGAGTCTCGCTCTTCCTCTACTCGAAGATGCTTTCACCCGACATCAGCATCTGGATGTTGCTCATTCCGAGCGCGGTACTTGGAGTCGCGAACGCGGGTGTGTGGGCACCGCTCTCAAGCACGGCCACACGAAACCTGCCGCCGTCACAGGCTGGTGCCGGCTCTGGTGTCTACAACACAACACGTCAGGTTGGTGCGGTGCTGGGAAGCGCATCCATCGCGGCCCTGATTCAGTCGCGACTGGCAGCTGAGCTGCCGCACGCGCCCGGCGCCGCTGCCTCTGGTGATTTCCAGATGAGCGGTGTGCTGCCGGAAGTGCTACATGAGGGCTTCGCGACGGCGATGTCACAGTCCCTGCTGCTGCCGGCCGCCGCGGCGATCCTTGGTGCAGTGTTTGTCGCGTTTTTTGAGAAGCCAAAACCTGTTGCGGCGGGTTGGGGCGCCCCTACCGGTTCGGTTCCTGTTGTGGAGTCGACCTCAAGATAA